One part of the Streptomyces sp. NBC_00286 genome encodes these proteins:
- a CDS encoding ABC transporter substrate-binding protein: MRRFACGAVLAAGALLVSAGCAAQDSGEGAGASEPRTIKAVPGCGEGSWTDPAGLAADRAPARCTKGTPAAKPLKERRKLTIATGTLSAEYVAPLQVAVAKGEFKKEGLDVTLKVLPTPDALPLLAKGDIDAQWAAPEAAVINGVNSGFDIKWVAGNFSPDPKSKSGLWVRLKDGESASHVPMADRKLGTMIGKGSVIAYPMNQALKKHGGGLDKVQFQALGSADVLTALQNGGVDSAWLLDPVWRKVDGDDRYAFLGGQPPGEPLGGMLFGPNLLTEDVDAGVALLRAYIRTINTYFAADYKKDPAFVAELARLMKTDRTVLESTPSLRMDWEIRAGTTNRLQSAYRAAGVSEGDPLPESRLVDRALYGEAVGHRP; this comes from the coding sequence ATGAGGCGTTTCGCATGCGGTGCCGTGCTGGCCGCGGGTGCGCTGCTGGTTTCGGCGGGGTGTGCCGCCCAGGACTCCGGGGAGGGCGCGGGGGCCTCCGAGCCGCGCACCATCAAGGCGGTGCCCGGCTGCGGGGAGGGGAGCTGGACGGATCCGGCCGGCCTGGCGGCGGACCGTGCGCCCGCGCGCTGCACCAAGGGCACACCGGCAGCAAAGCCCTTGAAGGAGCGCCGGAAGCTGACGATCGCGACGGGCACGCTCAGTGCGGAATATGTGGCTCCGCTTCAAGTGGCGGTGGCGAAGGGCGAGTTCAAGAAGGAGGGCCTGGATGTCACGCTGAAGGTGCTGCCGACGCCGGACGCGCTGCCGCTGCTCGCGAAGGGCGACATCGATGCCCAGTGGGCCGCTCCCGAGGCCGCCGTGATCAACGGCGTCAACAGCGGCTTCGACATCAAGTGGGTCGCCGGGAACTTCTCGCCCGACCCGAAGTCGAAGAGCGGCCTGTGGGTGCGGCTGAAGGACGGCGAGAGCGCGTCGCACGTCCCGATGGCCGACCGCAAGCTCGGCACGATGATCGGCAAGGGCTCGGTCATCGCGTACCCCATGAACCAGGCCCTGAAGAAGCACGGCGGCGGCCTCGACAAGGTCCAGTTCCAGGCACTCGGCTCGGCCGACGTCCTCACCGCCCTGCAGAACGGCGGCGTCGACTCCGCCTGGCTCCTCGACCCGGTCTGGCGCAAGGTCGACGGCGACGACCGCTACGCCTTCCTCGGCGGCCAGCCGCCCGGCGAGCCCCTGGGCGGCATGCTGTTCGGCCCGAACCTGCTGACGGAGGACGTGGACGCGGGGGTCGCGCTGCTACGGGCGTACATCCGCACGATCAACACGTACTTCGCCGCCGACTACAAGAAGGACCCCGCCTTCGTGGCCGAGCTGGCCAGGCTCATGAAGACGGACCGTACGGTCCTGGAGTCGACGCCCTCCCTCCGCATGGACTGGGAGATCCGCGCGGGGACGACAAACCGCCTCCAGTCCGCGTATCGCGCGGCAGGCGTGTCGGAGGGCGACCCACTCCCGGAGTCCCGCCTGGTCGACCGCGCACTGTACGGGGAGGCGGTGGGCCACCGGCCGTAG
- a CDS encoding tetratricopeptide repeat protein, translating into MDVMGDKATLLETGRIVQPSDRDETGEAAEEARHRLAAEAGDVEAMSVLGSLLLRRGDLDGAEPQLRAATAAGDRAAANNLGVLLHQRGYADEAAGWWRIAAVAGSAAAAHALGRHHRERGDEPAAEYWLRQSAEQGHVLGAYALADLLEHRGDGASEAWMRAAAERGHREAAYRLARALDRRAAAGGPAVPAQSTKQSGTDKPDKPGDPADKADKGAGLSVMAEAEQWYRQAAARGHRRAALHLGVILEKRGKLKEAGRWYLTSAKDGEARAACALGFLLRDAGDTDSAAVWWLRAAQDGDGNAANALGALHAERGETQTAERWYRAAMDAGDVNGAYNLALLCVEQGRTGQAEQWYRRAAYAGHREAANALAILLLQVGDAAGAEPWFSKAAEAGSVDAAFNLGILHAGRGEDAAALKWYERAAAAGHTVAALQVGIARLRDGDEQEAERHLRCAAGGGSAEAAYRLAAVLDARRPPASAHELGEPATEKSECEEWYERAASQGHRRAQVRVGMLASARGDVVEAARWYREAAEAGSRNGAFNLGLLLAREGSEPEAALWWTRAADAGHGRAALRLALVYARRGELAEGQRWADRAVALGPDEVSERAARLRDALKEELSA; encoded by the coding sequence ATGGACGTTATGGGGGACAAGGCAACTCTGTTGGAGACAGGGCGTATTGTGCAGCCCTCCGACCGGGACGAGACCGGGGAGGCTGCGGAGGAGGCACGTCATCGGCTCGCCGCCGAAGCCGGCGACGTCGAAGCGATGAGCGTCCTCGGAAGCCTGCTGCTGCGCCGCGGCGATCTCGACGGAGCCGAGCCTCAGCTGCGTGCTGCCACCGCCGCCGGTGACCGTGCCGCCGCCAACAACCTGGGTGTCCTCCTGCACCAGCGCGGATACGCCGACGAGGCCGCCGGCTGGTGGCGGATCGCCGCAGTCGCCGGATCGGCCGCCGCCGCGCACGCACTCGGCCGCCACCACCGCGAGCGCGGGGACGAGCCCGCCGCCGAGTACTGGCTGCGCCAGTCCGCCGAGCAGGGCCACGTCCTCGGCGCGTACGCGCTCGCCGATCTCCTCGAGCACCGCGGTGACGGTGCCTCCGAGGCATGGATGCGGGCCGCCGCCGAGCGGGGCCACCGCGAGGCGGCGTACCGGCTTGCCCGCGCTCTGGACCGGCGGGCTGCCGCCGGCGGACCCGCGGTGCCCGCGCAGTCCACGAAGCAGAGCGGCACCGACAAGCCCGACAAGCCCGGCGATCCAGCTGACAAGGCTGACAAGGGTGCCGGGCTGTCCGTGATGGCCGAGGCTGAGCAGTGGTACCGGCAGGCCGCCGCGCGCGGGCACCGCAGGGCCGCGCTGCACCTCGGCGTCATCCTGGAGAAGCGCGGGAAGCTGAAGGAGGCCGGACGCTGGTACCTGACGTCCGCCAAGGACGGTGAGGCGCGCGCCGCTTGCGCGCTCGGGTTCCTGCTGCGGGACGCGGGCGACACCGACAGCGCCGCTGTGTGGTGGCTGCGAGCCGCCCAGGACGGCGACGGGAACGCCGCCAACGCCCTGGGCGCGCTGCACGCCGAGCGTGGCGAGACGCAGACCGCCGAGCGCTGGTACCGCGCCGCGATGGACGCGGGCGATGTGAACGGCGCGTACAACCTCGCGCTGCTCTGCGTCGAGCAGGGGCGAACCGGGCAGGCCGAGCAGTGGTACCGGCGTGCGGCGTACGCGGGGCACCGTGAGGCGGCCAATGCGCTGGCGATCCTGCTGCTTCAGGTCGGCGACGCGGCCGGGGCCGAGCCCTGGTTCTCCAAGGCCGCGGAGGCCGGCAGCGTCGACGCCGCGTTCAACCTCGGGATCCTGCACGCCGGTCGGGGCGAGGACGCCGCGGCCCTCAAGTGGTACGAGCGGGCCGCGGCCGCCGGGCACACCGTGGCCGCGCTCCAGGTCGGGATCGCGCGGTTGCGGGACGGCGACGAGCAGGAGGCCGAGCGGCATCTGCGTTGCGCTGCCGGCGGAGGGAGCGCGGAGGCGGCGTACCGGCTGGCTGCCGTGCTCGACGCCCGGCGCCCGCCCGCGTCCGCGCATGAGCTGGGGGAGCCGGCGACCGAGAAGAGTGAGTGCGAGGAGTGGTACGAGCGGGCTGCCTCGCAGGGGCACCGGCGGGCCCAGGTACGGGTCGGGATGCTGGCGTCCGCACGTGGGGACGTGGTTGAGGCGGCTCGGTGGTATCGGGAGGCGGCCGAGGCCGGGTCTCGGAACGGGGCGTTCAATCTTGGGCTGTTGCTTGCCCGGGAGGGGAGTGAGCCGGAGGCTGCGCTGTGGTGGACTCGGGCCGCTGACGCGGGGCATGGGCGGGCGGCTTTGCGGCTTGCCCTCGTCTATGCGCGTCGGGGTGAGCTTGCGGAGGGGCAGCGGTGGGCTGATCGGGCGGTGGCCCTGGGGCCTGACGAGGTGTCTGAGCGGGCGGCTCGACTGCGGGACGCCTTGAAGGAGGAGCTGTCCGCGTAG